From a region of the Streptacidiphilus albus JL83 genome:
- a CDS encoding L,D-transpeptidase: MTLNGLPSGAAGRCAVGARRVAALAAAVVLLGTGCAEASAHSGTGARAAARTRSNDGAAVTAGSGTGAATALAGASAAAGVEPSVTAGASVGAAARAPAGASTAAASAAPTAVAVQHAAQLATAKGPDAAGKCPTTMGRIACVDLTRQLMWVQVGSRVIFGPVHVRTGRAGYVTRDGLWHVYLRNADQWSSLYDVAMPYSQFFSGGEAFHGLNGESMSAPPGSHGCVNMNTWDARTLWGILRTGDPVEIFGRKPGT; the protein is encoded by the coding sequence GTGACGTTGAACGGACTGCCGTCGGGGGCGGCCGGTCGGTGCGCGGTCGGTGCGCGGAGGGTGGCGGCGTTGGCCGCCGCCGTAGTGCTGCTCGGCACCGGCTGCGCCGAGGCCTCGGCGCACTCGGGCACCGGAGCCCGGGCCGCGGCGCGCACCCGGTCGAACGACGGCGCCGCCGTCACGGCCGGTTCCGGCACCGGGGCGGCCACCGCCCTCGCCGGTGCCTCCGCCGCCGCCGGGGTGGAGCCCTCGGTGACCGCCGGGGCCTCGGTCGGCGCGGCAGCCAGGGCCCCGGCCGGCGCCTCCACCGCCGCCGCCTCCGCCGCCCCGACCGCCGTCGCCGTCCAGCACGCGGCTCAACTCGCCACCGCCAAGGGCCCCGACGCGGCCGGGAAGTGCCCCACCACCATGGGCAGGATCGCCTGCGTGGACCTCACCCGGCAGCTGATGTGGGTCCAGGTCGGCAGCCGGGTGATCTTCGGCCCGGTGCACGTCCGCACCGGCCGGGCCGGGTACGTCACCCGGGACGGCCTGTGGCACGTCTACCTCCGGAACGCGGACCAGTGGTCCTCGCTCTACGACGTGGCCATGCCCTACAGCCAGTTCTTCTCCGGCGGCGAGGCCTTCCACGGCCTGAACGGCGAGTCCATGTCGGCCCCGCCCGGCTCCCACGGCTGCGTCAACATGAACACCTGGGACGCCCGCACCCTCTGGGGAATCCTCAGGACGGGCGACCCGGTCGAGATCTTCGGGCGCAAGCCCGGCACCTGA
- the alr gene encoding alanine racemase: MRAEAVVDLAALRGNIRALRARTGPADVMSVVKADAYGHGMVPCARAALEAGATWLGTATPDEALALRAAGITAEQARVLCWLWTPDAPWERTVEAGIDISVSGGWALDRVLAAVRATGRSARIHLKADTGLGRNGAQPHDWPELVAAARAAEAEGLVAVTGLWSHFACADEPGHPSVPAQLTRFREALAVAEAAGLRPEVRHLANSPATLLLPESHFDLVRTGLAQYGLSPVPEVGGPDDYGLRPVMTLQAQLASVKQVPAGHGVSYGHSYTTPTDTTLALVPLGYADGVPRHASSTGPVLIGGKWRTVAGRVAMDQFVVDLGGDRAEVGDTVVLFGPGDRGEPTAEDWARACGTISYEIITRIGARVPRRYVGGSAADPVEGGGDG; encoded by the coding sequence ATGCGTGCCGAAGCTGTGGTCGACCTGGCGGCGCTGCGGGGGAACATCCGTGCTCTCCGTGCCCGTACCGGACCGGCCGACGTCATGTCCGTGGTCAAGGCCGACGCCTATGGCCACGGCATGGTCCCGTGTGCCCGCGCGGCCCTGGAGGCAGGCGCGACCTGGCTCGGCACCGCGACCCCGGACGAGGCGCTGGCCCTGCGCGCCGCCGGGATCACCGCCGAACAGGCCCGGGTGCTGTGCTGGCTGTGGACCCCGGACGCGCCCTGGGAACGGACCGTCGAGGCCGGGATCGACATCTCGGTCAGCGGCGGCTGGGCACTCGACCGGGTGCTGGCGGCGGTCCGGGCCACCGGCCGCTCGGCCAGGATCCACCTCAAGGCCGACACCGGCCTGGGCCGCAACGGCGCCCAGCCGCACGACTGGCCCGAGCTGGTGGCGGCGGCCCGCGCCGCCGAGGCCGAGGGCCTGGTCGCGGTCACCGGCCTGTGGTCCCACTTCGCCTGCGCCGACGAGCCCGGCCACCCCTCCGTCCCGGCCCAGCTGACCCGCTTCCGCGAGGCCCTGGCCGTGGCCGAGGCCGCCGGGCTGCGGCCCGAGGTCCGGCACCTCGCCAACTCCCCGGCCACCCTGCTGCTGCCGGAGTCCCACTTCGACCTGGTCCGGACCGGCCTCGCCCAGTACGGCCTGTCCCCGGTCCCCGAGGTCGGCGGACCGGACGACTACGGGCTGCGCCCGGTGATGACCCTCCAGGCGCAGCTCGCCAGTGTGAAGCAGGTCCCGGCCGGACACGGCGTCAGCTACGGTCACAGCTACACCACCCCGACCGACACCACGCTCGCGCTGGTCCCGCTCGGCTACGCCGACGGCGTCCCCCGGCACGCCAGCTCCACCGGACCGGTCCTGATCGGCGGCAAGTGGCGGACCGTCGCCGGGCGGGTGGCGATGGACCAGTTCGTGGTCGACCTGGGCGGCGACCGGGCCGAGGTCGGCGACACCGTCGTCCTCTTCGGCCCCGGCGACCGGGGCGAGCCCACGGCCGAGGACTGGGCCCGCGCCTGCGGCACCATCTCCTACGAGATCATCACCAGGATCGGCGCCCGGGTGCCCCGGCGGTACGTCGGCGGCAGCGCCGCCGACCCGGTCGAGGGGGGTGGCGACGGATGA